From one Agrobacterium fabrum str. C58 genomic stretch:
- a CDS encoding carbohydrate ABC transporter permease gives MTDTSTSVRMPLQTKLYLYISLSLIAAIVLIPLLTTALGGFKTLGDLRVNPFGIPAEWQWANYGDILFGKRYWLQIFNSLVIALLTVFLTLTVSAMAAFTFAHVKFFGSSFLLNYFLLGLMFPAATAILPLFIRIRDLGLLDTYWGVVLPQVAFGLGMSILLFRNYFRNLPDELFQAAFVDGCGYLRFFWHISVPLSRPIVATVGIVSFVGSWNSYILPLIMLNSESKYPWPLGIMVYRGEFGTEWQLVLAFITLTILPTVIVFFLAQKHIIAGLTAGAVKS, from the coding sequence ATGACTGACACCTCCACCTCCGTCCGCATGCCGCTGCAAACCAAGCTTTATCTTTATATATCGCTGAGCCTGATTGCGGCCATCGTGCTCATCCCGCTTCTGACAACGGCGCTTGGCGGCTTCAAGACGCTGGGGGACCTGCGCGTCAACCCCTTCGGCATTCCGGCCGAATGGCAATGGGCCAATTACGGCGATATTCTCTTCGGCAAACGCTACTGGCTGCAAATCTTCAATTCGCTTGTTATCGCGCTGTTGACGGTGTTCCTGACGCTGACCGTCTCGGCCATGGCGGCTTTCACCTTCGCGCATGTGAAGTTTTTCGGCTCGTCCTTCCTGCTCAATTATTTCCTGCTGGGGCTGATGTTCCCGGCGGCCACCGCCATTCTGCCGCTGTTCATCCGCATCCGCGATCTCGGCCTGCTCGACACCTATTGGGGCGTGGTTCTGCCGCAGGTGGCCTTCGGGCTGGGCATGAGCATCCTTCTGTTCCGCAATTACTTCCGTAATCTGCCGGACGAGCTGTTTCAGGCAGCCTTCGTGGATGGCTGCGGTTATCTACGGTTCTTCTGGCATATTTCCGTGCCGCTTTCGCGGCCGATCGTGGCGACCGTTGGCATCGTTTCGTTTGTCGGCAGCTGGAACAGCTACATCCTGCCGCTGATCATGCTGAATTCGGAATCGAAATATCCCTGGCCGCTCGGCATCATGGTCTATCGCGGCGAATTCGGCACCGAATGGCAACTCGTGCTCGCCTTCATCACGCTGACGATCCTGCCGACTGTCATCGTCTTCTTCCTCGCCCAGAAACACATCATCGCGGGCCTGACGGCCGGTGCCGTCAAATCGTGA
- a CDS encoding carbohydrate ABC transporter permease, with protein MTDISMTSASIPARRAAKRKQSSVAHDRALTLLVFLPPALLLFTLFVILPMGEAAWYSLYRWNGYGTPTDFVGLKNFQVLFGNAAFSQALMNNGLIILISILIQIPLAIWLAMMLAHRIPGVVAFRLVFFLPYVLADVAAGLIWRFVYDGDYGLFAAISNFFGFANPYVLADKDVAIYAVLGVIVWKYFGFHMMLFIAGLQSVDKNVLEAAEIDGASGWQKFRYVTLPMLGSTVRLSVFFAVIGSLQLFDMIMPLTGGGPSNSTQTMVTFLYTYGVMRMQVGLGSAVGVVLFVICVTLAFGYKRIFMRHD; from the coding sequence ATGACGGATATTTCCATGACTTCTGCGTCCATACCGGCGCGGCGCGCGGCAAAGCGCAAGCAAAGCTCGGTCGCACATGACCGGGCGCTGACCCTGCTGGTGTTTCTGCCGCCGGCACTTCTGCTCTTTACCCTGTTCGTCATCCTGCCCATGGGCGAGGCGGCGTGGTACAGCCTTTATCGCTGGAACGGATACGGCACGCCGACCGATTTCGTGGGCTTGAAGAATTTCCAGGTCCTGTTCGGCAATGCCGCCTTCTCGCAGGCCTTGATGAATAATGGCCTGATCATCCTTATCTCGATCCTGATCCAGATTCCGCTGGCGATCTGGCTCGCCATGATGCTGGCGCACCGTATTCCCGGCGTCGTCGCCTTCCGGCTGGTGTTCTTTTTGCCCTATGTTTTGGCTGACGTTGCGGCGGGTCTGATCTGGCGTTTCGTTTATGATGGCGATTACGGTCTTTTCGCCGCCATCTCCAATTTCTTCGGCTTCGCCAATCCCTACGTGCTGGCCGACAAGGATGTGGCGATCTATGCCGTGCTCGGCGTCATCGTCTGGAAATATTTCGGTTTCCACATGATGCTGTTTATCGCTGGGCTTCAGTCCGTCGACAAGAACGTGCTGGAAGCGGCAGAAATCGACGGCGCGTCGGGCTGGCAGAAATTCCGTTACGTCACGCTGCCGATGCTTGGCTCCACGGTGCGCCTTTCCGTGTTCTTTGCGGTCATCGGCTCGCTGCAGCTGTTCGACATGATCATGCCGCTCACCGGCGGTGGCCCCTCCAACTCCACGCAGACCATGGTCACCTTCCTTTACACCTACGGCGTCATGCGCATGCAGGTGGGGCTTGGCAGCGCGGTCGGCGTCGTTCTCTTCGTCATCTGCGTAACGCTCGCCTTCGGTTACAAAAGGATTTTCATGCGCCATGACTGA
- a CDS encoding extracellular solute-binding protein, translating to MTIWHAGASLGGKLTGFATTTSIALMLGAASASAATVVKWMHVELDPKSVAVWEEIAKEYEAKHPDVDVQLQFLENEAFKAKLPTLLQSNDVPDFFYSWGGGVLEEQSKTGALKDLTEVFDADGGKLRQAYNASAIDGLSFDGKVWAVPYRVSLVSFFYNKELFAKAGVKAEDIKTWADFSTTVKKIKDAGIVPIAGGGGEKWPIHFYWSYLVMRNGGQPVFDAARKGEGEGFMDPAIIKAGEQLAEFGKLEPFQPGYLGSTWPQALGVFGDGKAAIILGFDNTEANQRKNAGDGKGLAPENIGRFAFPVVEGGAGKATDTLGGLNGWALTKNASKEAIDFATFLTSKASEEKMATAGMILPVATGAAGAVKNPLLADSAKQLAASTWHQNFFDQTLGAAVGRVVNDVSVEIVSGQMTAEEGAKQIQDAFELR from the coding sequence ATGACGATTTGGCACGCAGGCGCAAGCCTGGGCGGCAAGCTGACAGGCTTTGCCACAACGACAAGTATTGCTCTCATGCTCGGCGCCGCAAGCGCCTCGGCCGCGACGGTCGTTAAATGGATGCATGTGGAGCTTGACCCGAAATCCGTGGCTGTCTGGGAGGAGATTGCCAAGGAATATGAGGCCAAGCACCCCGATGTCGATGTTCAGCTGCAGTTCCTTGAAAACGAGGCCTTCAAGGCAAAATTGCCGACGCTGCTGCAATCCAACGACGTGCCTGACTTCTTTTACAGCTGGGGCGGCGGCGTCCTTGAAGAGCAGTCCAAAACCGGAGCGCTGAAGGACCTGACCGAAGTTTTCGATGCCGATGGCGGCAAGCTGCGCCAGGCCTATAATGCCTCCGCAATCGACGGCCTGTCTTTTGACGGCAAGGTCTGGGCCGTGCCGTATCGGGTCAGCCTCGTCAGCTTCTTTTACAACAAGGAGCTGTTCGCCAAGGCCGGCGTGAAGGCCGAGGATATCAAGACCTGGGCGGATTTCAGCACAACAGTCAAGAAGATCAAGGACGCGGGCATCGTGCCGATTGCCGGCGGTGGCGGTGAGAAATGGCCGATCCATTTCTACTGGAGCTACCTCGTCATGCGCAATGGCGGGCAGCCCGTGTTTGACGCCGCCCGCAAGGGCGAAGGCGAAGGCTTCATGGACCCTGCCATCATCAAGGCGGGTGAGCAACTGGCCGAGTTCGGCAAGCTCGAACCTTTCCAGCCCGGTTATCTCGGCTCCACCTGGCCGCAGGCGCTCGGCGTCTTCGGGGACGGCAAGGCGGCGATCATCCTCGGCTTCGATAATACCGAAGCCAACCAGCGCAAGAATGCCGGCGACGGCAAGGGGCTCGCCCCCGAAAATATCGGCCGCTTTGCCTTCCCGGTCGTTGAAGGCGGCGCCGGCAAGGCCACCGATACGCTGGGCGGCCTGAACGGTTGGGCGCTCACCAAGAACGCTTCCAAGGAAGCGATCGATTTCGCGACCTTCCTGACCAGCAAGGCAAGCGAAGAGAAGATGGCGACCGCTGGCATGATCCTGCCGGTTGCAACGGGCGCTGCCGGTGCGGTGAAAAACCCGCTGCTCGCGGATTCCGCCAAGCAGCTTGCCGCCTCCACCTGGCACCAGAACTTCTTCGACCAGACGCTGGGTGCTGCCGTCGGCCGCGTCGTCAACGACGTCTCGGTTGAGATCGTGTCCGGCCAGATGACCGCAGAGGAAGGCGCCAAGCAGATTCAGGACGCATTCGAACTGCGCTGA
- a CDS encoding ROK family transcriptional regulator: protein MKTADPELMRAINRLSVLDSIRRHGPISRVEISERTQLSTTTVSAITASLLDDGLILTRHIGDIRTEGARGRPRVMLELNPDAARVVGAKIAANRMVFVVTDFCGNVLSTLALPIRVDRQPIGVIADLVEDGVRRCVVDAGLSLEDVDMVCLGLPGVIEHRTGRIRSSPILREVNVNFAEEMTARLNSPTIIESDAHAITLAHHWFGHARDLEDMVLISLEQTLGLGVLHQNQLFRGAGGLSHNLGDLVIGLANEGTVRLASQAGENAILGSRPVDGRFAEAIRLGRGMQHAHALIAAEDHDLIAAALRAGAALGLTLANIVTLFAPPRVIITGSSLELGEPFITSIRNSYNAAVPPSLAGVAELVFDIASDDLWAQGAAAVALYELYESPWNTTGPAL from the coding sequence ATGAAGACCGCAGACCCAGAATTGATGCGCGCGATCAACAGGCTGAGCGTGCTGGACAGCATCCGCCGCCACGGGCCGATCTCGCGGGTGGAAATCAGCGAAAGAACGCAGCTCTCCACCACGACCGTTTCGGCGATCACCGCCTCGCTGCTGGATGACGGGCTTATCCTTACCCGCCATATCGGCGATATCCGCACCGAAGGCGCACGCGGCAGACCGCGCGTGATGCTGGAGCTGAACCCGGATGCCGCCCGCGTAGTGGGTGCCAAGATCGCCGCGAACCGCATGGTTTTCGTCGTCACTGATTTCTGCGGCAATGTGTTGTCCACTCTTGCCCTGCCGATCCGTGTAGACCGCCAGCCGATCGGCGTCATTGCCGATCTGGTGGAAGACGGGGTGCGACGTTGCGTGGTCGATGCCGGACTGTCGCTGGAAGATGTGGACATGGTCTGCCTTGGCCTGCCAGGCGTCATCGAACATCGCACCGGCAGGATCCGCAGCAGCCCTATCCTGCGGGAAGTAAACGTCAATTTCGCCGAGGAAATGACGGCGCGGCTGAATTCGCCGACCATCATCGAAAGCGACGCCCACGCCATCACGCTCGCCCACCACTGGTTCGGCCATGCGCGTGACCTCGAAGACATGGTGCTGATTTCGCTCGAACAGACGCTCGGGCTTGGCGTGCTGCATCAGAACCAGCTCTTCCGCGGTGCGGGCGGCCTCAGCCACAATCTCGGCGATCTCGTCATCGGCCTTGCCAATGAAGGCACGGTGCGGCTGGCAAGCCAGGCGGGCGAAAATGCCATTCTTGGCTCTCGTCCGGTGGACGGACGTTTTGCCGAGGCGATCCGGCTCGGTCGCGGCATGCAGCATGCCCATGCGCTGATTGCGGCGGAAGACCACGATCTCATCGCTGCGGCGTTGCGCGCCGGTGCGGCCCTCGGCCTGACACTTGCCAATATCGTCACGCTGTTTGCGCCGCCGCGGGTCATCATCACGGGCTCCAGTCTGGAGCTTGGCGAGCCCTTCATCACCAGCATTCGAAACAGCTACAATGCTGCCGTGCCGCCATCACTGGCCGGCGTAGCGGAGCTGGTTTTCGACATTGCGAGCGACGACTTATGGGCGCAGGGGGCTGCGGCCGTCGCGCTTTATGAACTTTACGAATCGCCATGGAACACCACGGGGCCGGCGCTCTAG
- a CDS encoding Gfo/Idh/MocA family protein codes for MKKVGIGIIGCGNISSAYLKAMASFPILDIRGLADMNEEVAKARAAEFGLQATSVDALLSDPSVEIIVNLTIPKAHVEVGLRALDAGKHAYSEKPLGINFTEGKRLADAAKAKGLRIGSAPDTFLGGGHQTARRLIDEGVLGQPVGGTATFMCPGHERWHPNPAFYYEVGGGPMLDMGPYYITDLVNLFGPVAKVAGFAIAPRNERLITSEPKNGEKIPVHVATHVSGVLAFENGAVVQVGMSFDVAGHKHVPLEIYGTEGTLIVPDPNHFGGEVQLLKKGGQFEPQALSSPYADGNYRSIGVADMAHAIRENRPHRANGDLALHVLEVMEAFQTASDSGTTVSITTKVERPAPLETSLVDGQLGK; via the coding sequence ATGAAAAAGGTCGGTATCGGCATCATCGGCTGCGGCAACATTTCCAGCGCCTATCTCAAGGCCATGGCCTCGTTTCCAATTCTCGATATTCGCGGTCTGGCGGATATGAACGAGGAGGTGGCGAAGGCCCGCGCGGCAGAATTTGGCCTTCAGGCAACAAGCGTCGACGCGCTTCTTTCTGACCCTTCAGTGGAAATCATCGTCAACCTGACGATCCCCAAGGCGCATGTGGAAGTGGGTCTGCGAGCGCTGGACGCCGGCAAACATGCCTATTCCGAAAAACCGCTGGGCATCAATTTCACCGAAGGCAAACGTCTTGCGGATGCGGCAAAAGCAAAGGGCCTGCGTATCGGCTCGGCGCCGGATACATTCCTCGGCGGTGGCCACCAGACAGCACGCCGGTTGATCGACGAGGGGGTGCTGGGCCAGCCGGTCGGCGGAACGGCCACTTTCATGTGCCCCGGCCATGAGCGCTGGCACCCCAACCCCGCCTTCTATTACGAGGTTGGCGGCGGGCCTATGCTGGACATGGGCCCCTATTACATCACCGATCTCGTCAATCTGTTCGGCCCGGTCGCCAAGGTCGCAGGCTTTGCCATTGCGCCGCGCAATGAGCGTCTTATCACCAGCGAACCGAAGAACGGCGAGAAAATCCCTGTTCATGTCGCGACTCATGTCTCCGGCGTTCTGGCGTTTGAGAATGGCGCTGTGGTGCAAGTGGGAATGAGCTTCGATGTCGCCGGCCATAAACATGTGCCGCTGGAAATCTACGGCACGGAAGGCACACTGATCGTGCCCGACCCCAACCACTTCGGCGGCGAGGTGCAATTGCTGAAAAAGGGCGGCCAGTTCGAACCGCAGGCGCTGTCATCCCCCTATGCTGATGGCAATTACCGCTCGATCGGCGTGGCGGACATGGCCCATGCGATCCGCGAAAACCGTCCGCACCGCGCCAATGGCGATCTTGCGCTACATGTGCTGGAGGTCATGGAAGCTTTCCAGACGGCATCGGACAGTGGCACCACCGTTTCCATCACCACCAAGGTGGAGCGCCCTGCTCCGCTTGAAACATCGCTGGTCGACGGCCAGCTCGGCAAATAA
- a CDS encoding ThuA domain-containing protein: MREALIVWGGWSGHEPQECATIVKDILEEDGFKVYVEHSTEAFADPSVHDLSLVVPIVTMSKIEKEEIKNLTAAVENGVGIAGFHGGAGDSFRECVEYQFMIGGQWVAHPGNIIDYTVNITRPDDPLMEGISDFPYTSEQYYMHVDPSNEVLATTTFTGDHAWWIDGVVMPVVWKRKYGKGRVFYSALGHQAKEFSVPQMKTMFRRGANWAAR, encoded by the coding sequence ATGCGCGAAGCACTCATCGTCTGGGGCGGCTGGAGCGGCCACGAGCCACAGGAATGTGCCACCATCGTCAAGGACATTCTGGAGGAAGACGGGTTCAAGGTCTATGTCGAGCATAGCACCGAAGCCTTCGCCGATCCTTCAGTGCATGATCTCAGCCTTGTGGTGCCGATCGTCACCATGTCGAAGATCGAGAAGGAAGAAATCAAGAACCTGACGGCCGCCGTCGAAAACGGCGTCGGCATTGCCGGCTTCCATGGCGGTGCAGGCGACAGTTTCCGCGAATGTGTGGAATATCAGTTCATGATCGGCGGCCAGTGGGTCGCCCATCCCGGCAATATCATCGATTACACGGTCAATATCACCCGGCCGGATGATCCGCTGATGGAGGGGATTTCCGATTTCCCCTATACGTCGGAACAATATTACATGCATGTCGACCCCTCGAACGAGGTTCTGGCGACAACGACATTCACCGGCGATCACGCCTGGTGGATCGACGGCGTGGTGATGCCGGTCGTCTGGAAGCGCAAATACGGCAAGGGCCGCGTCTTTTATTCGGCACTCGGCCATCAGGCCAAGGAATTTTCCGTGCCGCAGATGAAGACCATGTTCCGCCGCGGCGCCAACTGGGCCGCACGCTAA
- a CDS encoding amidase, whose translation MAHRGKNIAQLSVLIQSGHLDPRALAEETLDAIGKEDDQAIFVSVTSARAMAEAESASKRIREGRSCGVLDGIPVAWKDLFDLEGMPTTAGSKVLSDDAPASRDADVVAALKQAGMVSIGRTNMSEFAFSGLGINPHYGTPRNPVSTDGHRLPGGSSSGAGVVVAAGLVPVAIGTDTGGSVRIPAAFNGVVGYKASRGRYSMHGVYPLAKSLDSLGPLTRTVQDAVWVDAAMRGRTAADLARMPLSGVSLVVPETVVFDGIEPGVAAAFEQAVERLVRAGASVRRQAFPVFSELFDLIREKGALVTAEAFSLHKARLEGADAARMDPRVVVRTRLGANISMPDYIAIIEARDRMMAAFSAMISRDEILISPTLPHVAAKVAPLVENDDAFFAMNAKTLRNTQIGNFLDHCGVSIPCGTGEAGMPVGLLLSGLYGTDDRLLGVAMAAEEIIRDW comes from the coding sequence ATGGCTCACCGGGGCAAAAACATCGCGCAGCTTTCCGTTCTTATCCAAAGCGGCCATCTCGATCCGCGCGCCTTGGCGGAGGAGACGCTGGATGCGATCGGCAAAGAGGATGACCAGGCGATCTTTGTCAGCGTAACATCGGCGCGGGCCATGGCGGAGGCGGAAAGCGCCTCGAAACGCATTCGCGAGGGCCGTTCCTGCGGCGTGCTCGATGGGATTCCGGTGGCCTGGAAGGATCTGTTCGATCTCGAGGGGATGCCCACGACTGCCGGGTCGAAGGTATTGTCGGATGATGCGCCTGCGTCCCGCGATGCGGATGTGGTGGCGGCGCTGAAGCAGGCCGGAATGGTTTCCATCGGCCGCACCAATATGAGCGAGTTCGCTTTTTCCGGTCTCGGCATCAACCCGCATTACGGTACGCCGCGCAATCCCGTCTCCACGGATGGCCATCGCCTGCCGGGCGGTTCTTCATCGGGAGCGGGCGTTGTCGTTGCCGCCGGTCTGGTGCCGGTGGCTATCGGTACGGATACGGGTGGATCGGTGCGCATTCCGGCCGCCTTCAATGGCGTGGTTGGATATAAGGCGAGCCGTGGCCGCTATTCGATGCATGGGGTTTATCCTCTGGCGAAAAGCCTCGATTCGCTCGGGCCGCTTACCCGCACCGTGCAGGACGCCGTCTGGGTGGATGCCGCCATGCGCGGCAGAACGGCTGCGGATCTGGCGCGCATGCCTTTGTCCGGCGTGTCGTTGGTGGTGCCGGAAACGGTGGTTTTTGATGGCATCGAGCCGGGCGTCGCGGCCGCATTCGAACAGGCGGTGGAACGGTTGGTCCGTGCCGGCGCTTCGGTTCGGCGGCAGGCATTTCCGGTTTTTTCGGAATTGTTCGATCTCATCAGGGAAAAGGGCGCGCTGGTGACGGCGGAAGCCTTTTCCCTGCACAAAGCCCGACTTGAAGGTGCCGACGCCGCGCGCATGGACCCGCGCGTGGTCGTGCGAACAAGGCTCGGAGCGAATATCTCCATGCCTGATTATATCGCCATCATCGAGGCGCGCGACCGGATGATGGCGGCGTTTTCCGCCATGATCAGCAGGGACGAGATTCTGATTTCACCGACATTGCCACATGTCGCGGCCAAGGTGGCGCCGCTGGTTGAAAATGACGATGCCTTTTTCGCGATGAATGCCAAGACCTTGCGTAACACCCAGATCGGCAATTTCCTGGATCACTGTGGCGTGTCTATTCCCTGCGGAACCGGCGAGGCAGGCATGCCGGTCGGCCTGCTGCTTTCGGGCCTGTATGGAACGGACGACCGTCTGCTGGGTGTTGCGATGGCTGCGGAAGAAATTATCCGTGACTGGTAA